DNA sequence from the Acidobacteriota bacterium genome:
CCGCGGCACGCGGAAGAAGCCGCCGTCGTTCGACCGGCGATCGGCGACGCCGTCCGGCGCGTTGGCGAGCGTTGCATCACGGTCGAGCGAAGGACGCGGCTCATCGTCCCGTTGCGGGCAGGCGTCGCCGCCCGGATGCCACGTGGCGTCGCCCACGTCGGCACCCGGGTCCACTTCCGCCAGCCGCGCCGCGTACTCGAGGATGTCGGCAAGCTGGGGCGTGTATCGCTCGACTTCGTCCGGAGTCAGCTCCAGGTGGGCGAGCGCCGCGATCTTCTCCACCTCGTCACGTGTCAGGCGGTCCGGCATGACGCGCACCCTACCACAGCCCCCTGGAGCCTACGGCTCCCAGCGCTGGGACGGCCCGCGACGTCAGCCGGCGACCTGGATGCCGGCGACGTGAGCCAACGACGTGAGAGGATCGCCGCGTGAGCAAGTCGCTCTTCGGGCGACCGCGCGCCGAGGTGGAGGCGGCGCTTCCGGACCGGGAGCCTGTCGTCTGCCCCTTGTGCCGATGCGAACCCAGCCCGTTCGCGGTCGACTTCCAGGGCTTTCACCTTGCCCGGTGCCCGTCATGCGGCCTCGAATGCCAGAATCCCCGCCCGGTCCTCGCGCAGCTCTCCGAGGCGGTGTACGGCGCTACTTACCACCCGACGGCTCATGCCGGGGACGATCCCTACCGGGAGCGGACTTTCGCCCGCCAGTTGGCGCGGATCGGCCGTCATGTCGCTGCGCGTCCGGCGAGCGTGCTGGATGTCGGCTGCGGCGCCGGGGCGTTCCTCCGCTACGCGCGCGGGCAAGGCTGGGACGCTTCCGGCGCCGACATCCACCTGACGGATGCCGCACGCGGCACCGGCGCGTCCCTATACGAAGGCGCGCTCACCGCGATCGACTTCGGCGGCGCAACGTTCGACGCCGTCCGCTTCAACCAGGTCCTGGAGCACACGCCGGACCCGCTGGCCGAGCTTCGCGCCGCGCGCCGGCTCACGCGCCCCGACGGCCTGCTCGTCGTTGGCGTTCCGAACCTCGCCGGCTGGAACATCCGTCTCAAGAGCGCGCAGAGCCGCCTCGGTTTGAAACGGCGTCCCTGGAAGCACTACGGCGCGCTTCACCAT
Encoded proteins:
- the gatC gene encoding Asp-tRNA(Asn)/Glu-tRNA(Gln) amidotransferase subunit GatC, with translation MPDRLTRDEVEKIAALAHLELTPDEVERYTPQLADILEYAARLAEVDPGADVGDATWHPGGDACPQRDDEPRPSLDRDATLANAPDGVADRRSNDGGFFRVPRVLGS
- a CDS encoding class I SAM-dependent methyltransferase codes for the protein MSKSLFGRPRAEVEAALPDREPVVCPLCRCEPSPFAVDFQGFHLARCPSCGLECQNPRPVLAQLSEAVYGATYHPTAHAGDDPYRERTFARQLARIGRHVAARPASVLDVGCGAGAFLRYARGQGWDASGADIHLTDAARGTGASLYEGALTAIDFGGATFDAVRFNQVLEHTPDPLAELRAARRLTRPDGLLVVGVPNLAGWNIRLKSAQSRLGLKRRPWKHYGALHHLWFFTPATLARLAEAAGFEVVDWETPADGRPEAPGVLRDLVARPVAALRAGGILDLYAAPC